AATTTGCACTCCGGAAATATCTGAGTCCTCAAACTGCTGTCAAAATCATCCCCCTCCTGCGTCGGAATTTTTACTGGGGGGTATTGATAATAGCCCTAGTAAAAACTCTTCAGAAATAGAAATACCCCCTAGTAAAGACAACCCTAGTAAAAAGCGCAGAAATTGGGGTGAGGGTAACGGCACTATTCATTGGCGCACTATTACTAGGGGTGAAAAGGACTACCCCCAGGCTTATTATCATTGGCAGGAAAAAGGGAGAAAGAAGACCAAGTACATTCCCAAGCATTTACTGGGGGATATTCAAGAAGCAGAGTTCAAGAAGCGCCCAATTATAGAAATTTTGACATTACTGGGTGTTGTGCCTAGCCCTAGTAAAAACACATTACTGGGGGATATCGAAAATAGCCCTAGTAACGATGTCGAGCAGTCAGAAATACTCCCTAGTAAAAATAGCCCTAGTAACGATGTCGAGCAGTCAGAAATACCCCTCAGTAAAGATAACCCTAGTAATGATGTCGAGCAGTCAGAAATACACCTCAGTAAAGATAACCCTAGTAATGATGTCGAGCAGTCAGAAATACACCTCAGTAAAGATAACCCTAGTAAAACTAGACGACACAAAGGATTAGGTAGTGGCTCCATTCAGTGGAAAACCATTACCCTTCACGGCAAAGATTATCCCCAAGCTTGGTATCACTATGAGTTTTGGAAAGATGGCGATCGCCTGGTTAAAAAATGCAAGTATATTCCAAAACGACTATTAGACAGAATACAGAAGCTAGAAGTAGATAAAGCCCCAGTTAGAGATATTTTGTCAATATTGCAAGTAAAATTATAGAAAAGCCGTGCAAATCCTAAATTCAGGGCAAGTTTACTACAAATTTACAATAATGATTGTCAGGTTAATATCCTGTGCTCTTATATCCAATGGTGACTAATGGTGATGCTGTCATGCTTCAAAAATAGAGCATTTACGATTGCACCTGCGGAATGTCGGATATATGAGTAAAAAAAATAGAAAAATAACTCTTTAGTTAAGGAGGCAGGAGGCAGGAGGCAGAAGGAATCCCCATAAATAAATTTAGGGGCTTTAATCAGAACGCTGTATTTCTTGCACTGCGCGTCTCGAAATACATCTTTTTTTGTTTTTCATAAATAAATTTAGGGGCTTTTAACCCAGGGAGCAGAGGGCAAAAAATAGCTCTTTCAATCGCATCCCTATCAAAAGGTATAAAAAAAAGGTATAAAAATATAGATAAATTCAATACTAAGGTATATTTAAATGGTGAAGAAGTTTTTGCTACCGAGAAAAAAAATTTATCTTCTAAATGGGACTTTGAAGTTTTCTGGCATAAAAATTGCCTGAAAGCCCTGTCAGTTAAGGGATATAGATTAATATAAATAAAATCAAATAGCTCAAAGCTAATTTTTTTGACAAGGATGAGTGGTTAATCGAAGTCAAACTATTGTCAGTTCTAAGTTAAAAGCAATTTTGATCCTAGTTTCTTACGGAATTTCATCAGAGCCTCCAAGCCTTTAGGTGCAGGAGTTCTGACTAATACTTATTCAATTGGAGGTTGTATAGATATAATCCTTACTCTGCTGCGCTTTCAATTTCTTTATGATGTGTATTTTAATACAAATAGAAATAATATTTATACACAATATACTAAGACGAGCTTGTTTAAGTGTGATTCAGATCACAGTTCAAAATAAATAAATTATTGAATAATTATCAGAAGATTAAATTTGCCATCTCCCAAACTGGCAAATATAGCGGTTCTCCTTTGGATGCAAGATATTGTAGATGGCATAGATAAGATTTCTGTTTCAGTGCAGAACTTTCGGTGTCATCTGCTTCGATTCTGTATTGTATGCAATTCAACTCCGCTATAAGCTACCATTTTTCAAGATCATCACTAATAATTTTGAAAAATCAGATAATCCAACCTAAGTAGGAGGTAAATCAGATGATCAAAACAGTTATTATCGATGACCATGATCTGACTCGGTATGGTATTAGAATGTTACTTTCGGAAGAGGAGAGTATCGAAATTTGTGGGGAAGCTGAAACAGCATCAGAAGGACTAGAACTAATAAAAACTCATGCTCCAGACATAGCACTTGTTAACATCACACTTTCAGACTCCAGTGGTATTGAAATCACAAGAAAGATTAAACAAATGTCGCAATTTACCAAAGTTGTGATTTTTAATGCCCAAGCAACTGAAATTTCTGTAAAAGAAGCTTATGCGGCTGGTGCAGATTCATACTGCACTAAAACAATAGCTAAGGAGAAATTAACAGAAGCTATTTATGCAACACATAGGGGAAAAACATGGTTAGATCCAGCAATTGGTAAGATATTAATTCAAAATTTGCAACCTAAACCTGTAGAAGTGATTGTAACAAAAAAGGAGAGGGTGCAGCAATATCCACTTAGCTCTAGAGAGTTAGAAGTTTTGCAAATGATTGCTTTAGGTCATCAAAATGAGCAGATTGCAAAACAACTTTTTTTGAGTGTTGGTACTGTCAGGTCTCATGTTCATCGTATTTTAGGGAAACTCGCTTGTCAAAACCGCGCTCAAGCTGCTATGAAAGGAATTGCAGAGGGACTTATAGATAGCCCTGATATAAATCAAATTGGTTTAATGGTTTGATTTTTGTCGTTGATTTAATTGCTCCAGATAACGCTCCCGCTCGTCATTATGAACAATCCAAATCATACATCTGCCTTTTAATTGATGTTGTTTGGAGCGACAAACACTCAGGTCAAAATTGTTCCAGTTCATAATCTGACGGGCAAACTCTCCGTCTTTTGATTTAGCCCAATTCAAAGTTTCTTGTTCTGTAAAAGTCAAGCGAACTGCTTCTGTTAAGCCTCCTCCTCTCCAAATAGGAATCATATTACCAACTAGCATACCTACACCAAATACACCAGATAATACCAGAGTAGTGGCTATTAAGGGACTAAAGACGGATTTAGATTTTTTTTGCTCTATTTTATTTAACAGGGTTGACGCGGCTTTAGCGATCGCACTTTTTTGTTGAACAATGGCTACGCTTGATGCTTTATCGAGTTTGTCATCTATTTCAGTTGTCCAACCTTCCACTACAGTATCAAGTTTGCCGGGAATATCCTCCATCAACACCTCAAACTTACCAAGAGAACTCAACACCAAAAACAACGGGTCTTTGGGATTGATACCAGAACGCCTAACTACGTCGAGAACTTTCTGTTTAAAATGATCAGATTGTCCTGCTAATGTTGCATCTAAAGAAGCTTCTACAGATGTATTCATAAGCTAACGTGCCTTGTTTAAGTTTCTTGATGGAGATAAGGTGTCGTTTTTTACTAGGATTCTGAATACTTACACCAAAATTTAGAAATCGCTATATAATTGGTTTCGTAAATCCACTGCTGATGTAATGTTTAAAAAACCTAATAGTTCCCCAATGTGTTTCTTATTCTTAATTTGCTCACTAAATTCTTCCATCCAGTTAAAAATACGAGAACGGTTCAGAAAATCTATTTCAGAATTTTGGATGGCATAGCTATAAGGTAAATCCAGAGATTCTACTAATTCATAAACATCTCTCCATAACTTCCCAAAATACAACTCATCTCCTCCACTTGCTTGGATACGCTGTTGGATATCAGAACCATCATAGTAGGGAAATTCTTCACCAAAATACAGATTTTTAATGATGATATAATCTGCTTTATCGCCATAAGAATTAAAAATTTCTTGCAAATATTCTACACAATCTCTGCGATGTGAAATTGGATGCACAAAGGTTATGCGATAACCTAATTGAGCAATTGCATCCCACAGCATTACTTCTTCTACAAATTGTCGGAACTCTTCAAAACTTTGTCCTGGTAAATCACTCAGAGCTACATGAACATCAGAAAAAAGCTCTAAATCAATTAATAATTGGTCTGCACCACCTTGGTTTAATGGTAATTGAGCAATAGGTAATAGTAGCTGATACGCATACAATTTATTGCGATTACCAGTGTAGTAAGCTCGTAGATTCAGTCGTGATTCCAGATATAAATCTACTAATAAACGTGCTATTGTAGACTTACCTACCCTAGCATCACCAACTGTCATTACCAGCCGCTTAGGATAGGGGATAATCCCTTTAGTATTTTGGCTATGCGGCTTGCTCTGTGACGACTGCATTTTCTACTATCCCCAATAATTCATTAGCACCCAACACGGTTTGCTCAAATTCTTTCAACCAAGCTGAAACACGAGATTTGATGACAATGTTGGCTTCTTTGTCCTCTAAAACTTCACTAAAGGTCAAGTTTTTTTCATCAATATAGTCATAGGGTTTAAAAAATAAATCTGGCATCTTAATTTCCACCGCACCATCTGCTAAAAGTGTGGTGCGAGTATCGGAACTGTCGTAGCGTTCAAACTTATCAGCCTCACCGTGGAACAGATTTTTCACAACTACATAATCGACGCGATCGCCACAGTATTTGTGAAGAATCCGCAGAATATTCACTGAATCTTTCACCCTAGATAGTACACTTACCATAGTGACTCTGTATCCTAAGCCTTTGACAGCATCAAATACACCCAAGTCTTTCTCAAAATTCTCAAAAAACAGACCGGACTGGGCAGGTAAATCTACTAATACAAGTGGAGGAAGTTCTTTCTCTAAGTCTATTAGCAAGTCGTCTGCACCACCCCTTGTAAA
Above is a genomic segment from Cylindrospermum stagnale PCC 7417 containing:
- a CDS encoding DUF6753 family protein — its product is MNTSVEASLDATLAGQSDHFKQKVLDVVRRSGINPKDPLFLVLSSLGKFEVLMEDIPGKLDTVVEGWTTEIDDKLDKASSVAIVQQKSAIAKAASTLLNKIEQKKSKSVFSPLIATTLVLSGVFGVGMLVGNMIPIWRGGGLTEAVRLTFTEQETLNWAKSKDGEFARQIMNWNNFDLSVCRSKQHQLKGRCMIWIVHNDERERYLEQLNQRQKSNH
- a CDS encoding AAA family ATPase; the encoded protein is MHESEQIPTSQGTADNKQVTTHEQTVENTTQQTGRIVIVTGDKGGVGKSTFARGLLHLYINRQLKYLAYDSDHRNAQLYRHYDSVAPGVKLLDIFTRGGADDLLIDLEKELPPLVLVDLPAQSGLFFENFEKDLGVFDAVKGLGYRVTMVSVLSRVKDSVNILRILHKYCGDRVDYVVVKNLFHGEADKFERYDSSDTRTTLLADGAVEIKMPDLFFKPYDYIDEKNLTFSEVLEDKEANIVIKSRVSAWLKEFEQTVLGANELLGIVENAVVTEQAA
- a CDS encoding response regulator transcription factor is translated as MIKTVIIDDHDLTRYGIRMLLSEEESIEICGEAETASEGLELIKTHAPDIALVNITLSDSSGIEITRKIKQMSQFTKVVIFNAQATEISVKEAYAAGADSYCTKTIAKEKLTEAIYATHRGKTWLDPAIGKILIQNLQPKPVEVIVTKKERVQQYPLSSRELEVLQMIALGHQNEQIAKQLFLSVGTVRSHVHRILGKLACQNRAQAAMKGIAEGLIDSPDINQIGLMV